In a single window of the Antennarius striatus isolate MH-2024 chromosome 3, ASM4005453v1, whole genome shotgun sequence genome:
- the ankrd34bb gene encoding ankyrin repeat domain 34Bb codes for MDESTEVRTDGNSLLKAVYLRRLRLTRLLLEGGAYINESNDLGETPLMVACKTHHTDVQSVPKHKMVRYLLENGADPNIQDKMGKTALMHACLEQAGVEILSLLLSSGADPTLEDHAGQSALIYAVNTGNRNILRVLMDACKAKGKEVIIIATDKLPSGHNMKRQYLNVPPTPDLEERLHYTATSRCMSPYDVQLRTPPQGSSASASPQPGSPLLGLKDLQWLGSVSGLVTSRPGSPIQNPSPLRVPGVDKRLSLQRLHSEQWSRSPSLLLQHCQASSLTEQPVPTTPEEERSLRADALSSRPPGVSRHHSIDVKDMTGLLKALENMSGGGRRGFGRKMSYDSTAGSAHSASHPNLHQGSLPFPQEVCPEDSSERLRQLNVSSLKNVVRRRNIGVHHYSSDSQLPQFGSQDKTGGGGGGAGTRPDRHKLVNSRSSTLSCSRESLESSVQRQAAAGGLERRGSGALLLDHIAHTRPGYLPPLNPHAPIPDIGINSSSCYTLSGSSKTLNCVPTGPKPIVPYAPVLPKDPKTKRTMWRRHSMQSEQIKQLANFKEMFDH; via the exons ATGGATGAGTCCACAGAGGTTAGAACGGATGGAAACTCTCTGCTGAAGGCCGTCTATTTGAGACGTCTGCGCCTGACTCGTCTGCTCCTGGAGGGGGGCGCCTACATAAACGAGAGTAACGACCTCGGCGAGACGCCGCTCATGGTGGCCTGCAAGACTCACCACACAGACGTACAGAGTGTGCCCAAACACAAGATGGTCAG GTATCTTCTAGAAAATGGAGCCGATCCAAACATCCAAGACAAGATGGGTAAAACGGCTCTGATGCATGCATGTCTCGAACAAGCCGGAGTTGAAATTCTGTCACTCTTGCTGAGCAGTGGAGCTGATCCAACTCTGGAGGACCATGCAGGCCAATCAGCATTGATCTATGCGGTCAATACGGGCAATAGAAACATTCTCAGGGTCCTCATGGATGCCTGTAAAGCAAAGGGTAAGGAGGTAATCATTATTGCCACAGACAAACTCCCGTCCGGTCATAACATGAAAAGGCAGTACCTCAATGTCCCCCCAACTCCTGACCTCGAGGAGCGCTTGCACTACACCGCAACATCTCGCTGCATGTCCCCTTACGATGTCCAACTACGAACTCCACCACAGGGCTCTTCAGCAAGTGCTTCCCCCCAACCTGGCAGTCCTCTTCTTGGTCTGAAGGATCTCCAGTGGTTAGGATCGGTATCTGGTCTTGTAACGTCTCGACCGGGCTCTCCAATCCAAAATCCCAGTCCTTTACGTGTTCCTGGGGTGGATAAGAGACTCAGTCTTCAGCGGCTACACTCTGAGCAGTGGTCCAGAAGTCCGTCACTGCTGCTCCAGCACTGCCAAGCCTCGTCCCTGACAGAGCAGCCAGTGCCAACGACGCCCGAGGAGGAGAGGTCCCTCAGAGCCGATGCCTTGTCTAGCCGACCTCCAGGTGTTTCGCGCCACCACAGCATTGATGTTAAAGATATGACAGGGCTTCTGAAAGCACTAGAGAACATGTCAGGGGGTGGAAGAAGAGGCTTTGGTAGGAAGATGTCCTACGACAGCACAGCAGGCTCAGCACATTCTGCCTCACACCCAAACTTGCATCAAGGTAGTCTCCCATTTCCCCAAGAAGTCTGTCCTGAAGACTCCTCTGAACGTCTCAGACAACTTAATGTTTCCAGCCTGAAAAACGTGGTCCGCCGACGGAACATCGGCGTTCACCACTACAGTTCTGACTCTCAGTTACCACAGTTTGGCAGTCAAGATaagactggtggtggtggtggtggagctggAACAAGACCAGACAGGCACAAACTGGTCAACAGCAGATCCTCTACTCTGTCATGCTCCAGGGAGTCATTGGAGAGTTCTGTCCAAAGACAAGCTGCTGCTGGGGGACTAGAGCGACGAGGCTCAGGGGCCCTTCTTCTGGATCACATTGCCCACACTCGCCCTGGATATCTCCCTCCTCTAAATCCCCATGCTCCTATACCAGATATTGGAATCAACTCTAGTTCTTGCTATACATTGAGTGGAAGCAGTAAGACATTGAATTGTGTGCCTACAGGACCAAAACCTATCGTTCCATACGCACCCGTCTTACCGAAGGATCCGAAAACCAAGAGAACAATGTGGAGACGCCACTCAATGCAGAGCGAGCAAATTAAACAGCTGGCAAActttaaagaaatgtttgacCACTAG
- the dhfr gene encoding dihydrofolate reductase: MSRILNGIVAVCPDLGIGNNGNLPWHPTRLKNDFKFFRTMTSTSSVEGKQNVVIMGRKTWFSIPEKNRPMNDRINIVLSREYKAPPAGAHHLASDFTSALRLVETELADQADQIWIIGGSSLYKEFMESPGKTRLFVTRILKQFECDTFLPEINTDKYRLLPEFPGVPQELQEENGIQYRFEVYESIDL, translated from the exons ATGTCTCGGATTCTGAACGGTATCGTGGCGGTGTGTCCGGACCTCGGTATCGGGAACAATGGAAACCTGCCGTGGCATCCCACCAGGCTCAA GAACGACTTCAAATTCTTTCGAACTATGACATCGACTTCATCTGTAGAAG GCAAGCAGAATGTGGTGATCATGGGCAGGAAGACGTGGTTTTCCATCCCAGAGAAGAACCGTCCAATGAATGACAGGATCAACATCGTCCTCAGCAGGGAGTACAA agcgccccctgcaggagcACATCACCTGGCTTCCGACTTCACTTCAGCTCTCAGGCTGGTGGAGACGGAGCTGGCCGACCAGGCCGACCAGATCTGGATCATAGGAGGCAGCTCTCTCTACAAG GAGTTCATGGAGAGCCCGGGAAAAACGAGGCTGTTTGTCACAAGAATCCTGAAGCAGTTTGAGTGTGACACGTTTCTACCGGAGATCAATACGGACAAATATCGCCTTTTGCCGGA GTTCCCAGGAGTTCctcaggagctgcaggaggagaacgGCATCCAGTACAGATTTGAAGTCTATGAGAGCATCGACCTGTGA